A genomic window from Salvia hispanica cultivar TCC Black 2014 chromosome 5, UniMelb_Shisp_WGS_1.0, whole genome shotgun sequence includes:
- the LOC125190627 gene encoding peroxisome biogenesis protein 3-1-like, producing MWDFWRRHKRKVYVALGAFGGGYVLYKLYDARRRSLSALQRQLADERENEELIKAQIQAHFQSVQRIADTATMPHVMHYLDIHLAESLDLTPLTERLIQGKDQATTLTKTEKLELWDRLKILSFTKMVSSIWALTMLCLYIRVQVNILGRHLYIDTARGLGSSHLLDEAEMIDKNDEQQFLACADYLSNRGLLSLISDTEAVTVEVLKGKHLKDIFSTMLVHDAIIHILETLMIRHSPSQWVGYLMPDDGDVYKFVAPSNSGGSDFSHVTKFELLMGETRAVLSSAEFANVVDISLRAVVNAVLEDLNSHCGKNNLMSGMPLARLVPRIALMAQQLLTESNRGRYIQMIRNIPEVEQFFTLLYSSTPA from the exons ATGTG GGATTTTTGGAGGAGGCATAAGAGAAAAGTGTATGTTGCACTTGGAGCTTTTGGGGGCGGGTATGTACTGTACAAGCTATACGATGCTCGGAGGCGTAGTCTTAGTGCTCTGCAGCGGCAGCTTGctgatgagagagaaaatgaggaACTCATCAAAGCCCA AATACAAGCGCATTTTCAGAGCGTCCAGAGAATAGCCGACACAGCAACGATGCCTCATGTGATGCATTACTTAGATATTCATTTGGCTGAGAGCTTGGACCTCACACCTTTGACAGAGAGATTAATTCAAGGAAAGGACCAAGCAACTACTTTAACCAAAACAGAGAAGCTTGAACTATGGGACAGACTTAAAATATTGA GTTTTACAAAAATGGTATCATCTATTTGGGCGTTGACTATGCTGTGCCTCTATATCAGGGTCCAAGTCAATATCTTAGGGAGACATCTATATATTGACACGGCACGAGGTCTTGGAAGTTCTCATCTGCTT GATGAAGCTGAAATGATTGACAAGAATGATGAACAACAGTTTTTGGCCTGTGCTGATTATCTTTCTAATCGTGGTCTGCTTTCTTTGATATCTGATACAGAGGCTGTGACAGTGGAAGTACTCAAGGG aAAACACCTGAAAGATATCTTCAGCACTATGTTAGTTCACGATGCTATTATACACATATTGGAGACGTTAATGATTAGGCATAGCCCTAGTCAGTGGGTGGGTTATCTGATGCCTGATGATGGCGATGTTTACAAATTTGTTGCACCATCCAACAGCGGTGGATCAGATTTCTCACATGTTACAAAATTTGAGTTGCTCATGGGGGAAACACGCGCAGTGTTGTCAAG TGCTGAGTTTGCCAATGTTGTCGACATATCTCTAAGAGCAGTGGTGAATGCTGTCTTGGAGGATCTAAACAGCCATTGCGGCAAAAACAATTTGATGTCTGGGATGCCACTTGCCAGACTCGTGCCGAGGATAGCTCTTATGGCTCAACAGCTTCTTACGGAATCGAACAGAGGTAGGTACATCCAAATGATTCGGAACATACCTGAAGTTGAACAATTCTTCACCCTTTTATACTCGAGCACGCCCGCATAG
- the LOC125187698 gene encoding uncharacterized protein LOC125187698, which translates to MKKLRYQQYVAMAYSLLHSFIASSPCHSLTPSICSLHTPFNLKLVHKTTIPTFSSLQRLRAAVDGEPQISTTPSLLAEEQPQLDKEVEECVRVLKNAAKTRKVPQEEILNAFSVIEKAKVDPSKFFQTLGGTDSPGRTWMLVFTAEKKLTRGKYFPITAIQRFDAAGKRIENGVYLGPLGSLSFEGRLSWKKRILAFIFEKIRIKVGPLDPFEFSFKGDDEREPTNADPFFIWFYIDEEITVARGRSGGTAFWVRCKRVGQ; encoded by the exons atgaaaaaattgagatatCAGCAGTATGTGGCTATGGCTTATTCTCTTCTCCATAGCTTCATTGCTTCTTCTCCTTGTCACTCCCTCACGCCTTCCATCTGCTCTCTTCACACACCCTTCAACCTTAAACTTGTGCACAAAACAACTATTCCCACATTCTCCTCTCTACAACGTCTCAGAGCTGCTGTTGATGGCGAGCCCCAAATCTCCACCACACCATCACTTCTCGCTGAGGAACAACCACAGCTCGATAAG GAAGTAGAGGAGTGTGTTAGAGTGCTTAAGAATGCAGCCAAGACAAGAAAAGTTCCACAAGAAGAGATCCTGAATGCTTTTTCTGTGATTGAGAAGGCAAAGGTCGACCCCTCTAAGTTTTTTCAAACTCTAGGAGGAACGGACTCACCAGGGAGAACTTGGATGCTCGTTTTTACTGCTGAG AAGAAGCTAACTCGCGGTAAATATTTCCCGATCACAGCCATCCAGAGATTTGATGCAGCT GGAAAGAGGATAGAGAATGGAGTTTATCTTGGACCTCTTGGATCCCTGAGCTTTGAGGGCAGGTTATCATGGAAGAAAAGAATACTTGCAttcatatttgaaaaaatcCGGATAAAAGTAGGGCCGCTTGATCCGTTTGAGTTTAGTTTTAAAGGAGATGATGAAAGGGAGCCAACCAATGCGGATCCGTTTTTCATTTGGTTCTATATTGATGAGGAAATCACTGTTGCCCGTGGCAGAAGTGGGGGAACAGCATTCTGGGTGCGCTGTAAACGTGTTGGCCAGTGA
- the LOC125186600 gene encoding protein DETOXIFICATION 16-like yields MESNTSSLTTPFTQTSQKPIFESKEAFLEELRKQLWLAGPLISVSLLQFCLQLISVMFVGHLGELALSGASIATSFASVTGFSLLMGMSSALDTLCGQSYGAKQYHMLGIHAQRAMFVLLLVCIPLALVWANTGLILKALGQDPAISMEAGTYARYMIPSVFGYGILQCQVRFLQTQSIVFPMMISSGITTVLHLVVCWILVFKSGLGSKGAAVASCVSYWLNVLLLSLYIKFSPSCSRTWTGFSKEALQDVLNFIRLGLPSAMMVCLENWSFEMMVLLSGLLPNPALETSVLSICLNTAATVWMIPFGLSSAVSTRISNKLGAEHPQAARLALHVVLVIALTEGVVVWLVLVLIRNVWGYAYSNEAEVVTYVATMMPILATSNLIDGLQCVLSGAVRGCGWQKMGAFINLGSYYLVGIPLSILLAFVAHIGGKGLWMGIICALVVQVICLSIIMLRTNWELQTKKAKERVYNSTIPVEVLG; encoded by the exons ATGGAGAGCAATACATCCTCTCTTACCACTCCATTCACTCAAACCTCACAAAAGCCCATCTTTGAAAGCAAAGAAGCATTCTTGGAGGAGCTTAGAAAGCAACTATGGCTGGCTGGACCTCTCATCTCTGTTTCTCTCTTGCAGTTTTGTTTGCAGCTAATTTCAGTTATGTTTGTGGGGCATTTGGGTGAACTCGCTCTTTCTGGTGCTTCCATCGCCACCTCCTTCGCCTCCGTCACCGGTTTTAGTTTGCTG ATGGGAATGTCAAGCGCCTTAGACACACTGTGTGGACAGTCCTATGGAGCCAAGCAATACCACATGCTCGGAATCCACGCTCAGAGAGCCATGTTTGTTCTTCTCCTGGTCTGCATACCCCTCGCCCTAGTCTGGGCCAACACCGGTCTCATCCTCAAAGCATTAGGCCAAGATCCCGCCATCTCCATGGAGGCCGGGACCTATGCTCGCTACATGATCCCCAGTGTCTTTGGCTACGGCATACTGCAATGCCAAGTCAGGTTCTTGCAGACTCAGAGCATTGTGTTCCCGATGATGATAAGCTCCGGAATCACAACTGTGCTGCACCTTGTTGTCTGTTGGATTCTTGTGTTCAAGTCCGGACTTGGTAGCAAGGGAGCTGCTGTGGCTAGCTGTGTATCCTACTGGCTCAATGTTCtgcttctctctctttatatCAAGTTCTCTCCGTCTTGCTCCAGGACTTGGACCGGATTCTCAAAAGAAGCCCTTCAAGATGTCCTAAATTTCATCAGACTTGGCCTCCCTTCTGCAATGATGGTTTG CTTGGAGAATTGGTCTTTTGAGATGATGGTTCTGCTGTCTGGTCTTCTTCCAAATCCCGCACTGGAAACATCTGTTCTTTCCATCTG CCTTAATACAGCTGCGACGGTTTGGATGATTCCTTTTGGGCTCAGTTCTGCTGTCAG CACACGAATATCAAACAAGCTTGGTGCCGAGCATCCACAAGCAGCACGCCTAGCTCTGCACGTCGTGCTAGTAATAGCTCTCACCGAGGGCGTTGTAGTCTGGCTGGTTCTTGTTTTAATACGCAATGTGTGGGGATATGCTTATAGCAACGAGGCAGAAGTTGTGACATATGTAGCAACAATGATGCCTATTCTCGCTACCTCCAACTTGATAGATGGCCTCCAGTGTGTATTATCAG GTGCGGTTAGAGGATGCGGATGGCAGAAAATGGGGGCGTTCATCAACCTGGGATCGTATTATCTTGTGGGCATCCCGCTTTCCATCCTGCTAGCTTTCGTTGCACATATAGGAGGAAAG GGTCTGTGGATGGGGATTATATGCGCGTTGGTGGTGCAAGTCATCTGCCTTTCGATCATCATGTTACGGACTAACTGGGAACTTCAA ACAAAGAAGGCCAAAGAAAGAGTCTATAACTCCACCATTCCAGTGGAGGTATTAGGGTGA
- the LOC125187562 gene encoding protein DETOXIFICATION 16-like has product MESNSSTSSLRTPLTQSSENITDPTPIFESKEAFLEEVRKQLWLAGPLISVSLLQFSLQLISVMFVGHLGEVALSGASIATSFASVTGFSLLMGMASALDTLCGQSYGAKQYHMLGIHAQRAMFVLLLVCIPLALIWANTGPILEALGQDPTISMEAGTYARYMIPCVFGYGILQCQVRFLQTQSIVFPMMISSGITTVLHLVVCWILVFKSGLGSKGAALASCVSYWLNVLLLSLYIKFSPSCSKTWPGYSREALQDVLNFIRLGLPSALMVCLETWSFQMMVLLSGLLPNPALETSVLSICLNTSSTVWMIPFGLSCVVSTRISNELGAEQPQAARLALHVVLVMALTEGVVLWLVLVLIRNVWGYAYSNEAEVVTYVATMMPILATSNFIDSLQSVLSGAVRGCGWQKIGACINLGSYYLVGIPVSILLAFVANVGGKGLWMGIICALLVQVVCLSIIMLRINWEDQTNKARKRVYSSTIPVEALR; this is encoded by the exons atggagagtaatagtagtacttcTTCACTGAGGACTCCACTGACTCAAAGCTCAGAAAACATAACTGATCCCACTCCCATCTTTGAAAGCAAAGAAGCATTTTTGGAGGAAGTTAGAAAGCAATTATGGCTGGCTGGACCTCTCATCTCAGTTTCTTTGTTGCAGTTTTCTTTGCAGCTAATTTCAGTTATGTTTGTGGGCCATTTGGGTGAAGTTGCTCTTTCTGGTGCCTCCATCGCCACCTCCTTCGCTTCTGTCACCGGTTTTAGCTTGCTT ATGGGAATGGCGAGCGCTTTAGACACACTGTGTGGACAGTCATATGGAGCCAAGCAATACCACATGCTCGGAATCCACGCTCAGAGAGCCATGTTTGTTCTTCTCCTTGTCTGCATACCTCTCGCCCTAATCTGGGCCAACACCGGTCCCATCCTCGAAGCATTAGGCCAAGATCCCACCATCTCCATGGAGGCCGGGACCTATGCTCGCTACATGATCCCCTGTGTCTTTGGCTACGGCATACTGCAATGCCAAGTCAGGTTCTTGCAGACTCAGAGCATTGTGTTCCCGATGATGATAAGCTCCGGAATCACAACTGTGCTGCACCTTGTTGTGTGTTGGATTCTTGTGTTTAAGTCTGGACTTGGTAGCAAGGGAGCTGCATTGGCTAGCTGTGTATCCTACTGGCTCAATGTTCtgcttctctctctttatatCAAGTTCTCTCCATCTTGCTCCAAGACATGGCCCGGATACTCAAGAGAAGCCCTGCAAGATGTCCTAAATTTCATCAGACTCGGCCTCCCTTCTGCACTGATGGTTTG CTTGGAGACTTGGTCTTTTCAGATGATGGTACTGCTGTCTGGTCTGCTTCCGAATCCGGCACTGGAAACATCTGTTCTTTCAATCTG CCTTAATACGTCTTCGACGGTTTGGATGATACCTTTTGGGCTCAGTTGTGTTGTAAG CACACGGATATCAAACGAGCTTGGTGCCGAGCAGCCACAAGCAGCTCGTCTAGCTCTGCACGTGGTGCTAGTAATGGCACTCACAGAGGGCGTTGTACTCTGGCTGGTTCTTGTTTTAATACGCAATGTATGGGGATATGCTTACAGCAACGAGGCAGAAGTCGTGACATATGTAGCTACAATGATGCCTATTCTTGCTACCTCCAACTTCATAGACAGCCTCCAGTCAGTTCTATCAG GGGCCGTTAGAGGATGCGGATGGCAGAAAATTGGGGCGTGCATCAACCTCGGATCGTATTATCTCGTGGGCATCCCTGTGTCCATCTTGCTAGCGTTCGTTGCGAATGTAGGAGGAAAG GGTCTGTGGATGGGGATTATATGCGCGCTGCTGGTGCAAGTCGTCTGCCTTTCGATCATCATGTTACGGATTAACTGGGAAGATCAA ACAAACAAGGCAAGAAAAAGAGTCTATAGCTCCACCATTCCAGTGGAGGCATTACGGTGA
- the LOC125188443 gene encoding beta-1,2-xylosyltransferase XYXT1-like isoform X1 yields the protein MMQKAILGRSFSQYERRRMGLGALICCFFMAFTLFKPFIANLPLIKDFETSMASGLKILMSTQEISEPPQSYSYVESVTPPITQNLTNSRSQVYEINGEVRVHGNSSTIFIPTTQQLNTTTSFWNLKPYARNFEKSIMKKIKNINITYQNPNTTPPCTRLFTAPAVIFSTGGYLGNPFHDFTDVLIPLYLTSRQFNTTVIFLVVDMNPWWISKYKPILHMLSKYEIIDMASQNEVLCFPRIIAGLKSHKVLNIDKSISPNYSVTHFTKFLKTTYSLERGFVGGCKNKSRRLRNEYDVAELAQSVGFDVSVREMGGDVSSVARFGNGFDVMVAVHGAGMTNMVFLLENAIVVQIVPFGVEFNAKDCFENSSRDMNLRYLGYKVEVRESSLVEKYGVGSEVFDLQSLYKKEWAVYRSVYLDEQDVSVDLFRFNSTLLEAMELVCNS from the exons atgatgCAAAAGGCAATATTAGGAAGAAGTTTCAGTCAGTATGAACGGAGAAGGATGGGATTGGGAGCTCTCATTTGTTGCTTTTTTATGGCATTCACTCTTTTCAAACCTTTTATTGCCAACTTACCCCTAATTA AGGATTTTGAGACATCAATGGCATCTGGTCTCAAGATATTGATGAGCACACAAGAAATAAGCGAACCACCACAATCAT ATAGTTATGTGGAGAGTGTAACACCACCAATCACTCAAAACCTAACCAATTCAAGATCACAAGTGTACGAAATAAATGGTGAGGTTAGGGTCCATGGCAACTCATCCACCATATTCATACCCACAACTCAACAACTCAACACAACCACCTCCTTTTGGAACCTCAAACCCTACGCCCGAAATTTCGAGAAAAGCATAATGAAAAAgatcaaaaatatcaacataaccTATCAAAACCCTAACACAACCCCACCTTGCACCCGGCTATTCACTGCCCCGGCCGTCATCTTCTCCACCGGAGGCTACCTCGGAAACCCCTTCCATGACTTCACCGACGTGCTCATCCCACTCTACTTGACCTCTCGGCAATTCAACACGACGGTAATCTTcctcgtagttgacatgaatccATGGTGGATTTCCAAATACAAACCAATCCTACACATGTTGTCAAAATACGAAATTATCGACATGGCCAGCCAAAATGAGGTCCTATGTTTCCCAAGAATTATCGCGGggctcaaatctcacaaaGTGTTAAACATAGATAAATCGATTTCACCGAACTATTCAGTCACTCACTTCACCAAATTTCTCAAAACCACCTACTCACTGGAGAGAGGGTTTGTCGGCGGTTGCAAGAACAAGAGCCGGCGCCTGAGGAACGAATACGACGTGGCTGAGCTGGCACAGAGCGTTGGATTCGACGTGAGCGTGAGGGAAATGGGAGGAGATGTTTCATCGGTAGCGAGATTTGGGAACGGCTTTGATGTTATGGTGGCGGTGCATGGTGCCGGGATGACCAACATGGTATTTCTTCTCGAAAATGCGATTGTGGTGCAGATTGTGCCGTTCGGAGTGGAGTTTAATGCGAAGGACTGCTTCGAAAACTCGTCGAGAGATATGAATTTGAGATATTTGGGGTATAAGGTGGAAGTGAGGGAGAGCTCGTTGGTTGAGAAATATGGGGTTGGGAGTGAGGTGTTTGATCTTCAAAGTTTATACAAGAAGGAATGGGCTGTATATCGTTCGGTTTATTTGGATGAACAAGATGTTAGTGTTGATTTGTTTAGGTTTAATTCAACTCTATTGGAAGCCATGGAGCTTGTTTGTAATAGTTAG
- the LOC125188443 gene encoding beta-1,2-xylosyltransferase XYXT1-like isoform X2: MASGLKILMSTQEISEPPQSYSYVESVTPPITQNLTNSRSQVYEINGEVRVHGNSSTIFIPTTQQLNTTTSFWNLKPYARNFEKSIMKKIKNINITYQNPNTTPPCTRLFTAPAVIFSTGGYLGNPFHDFTDVLIPLYLTSRQFNTTVIFLVVDMNPWWISKYKPILHMLSKYEIIDMASQNEVLCFPRIIAGLKSHKVLNIDKSISPNYSVTHFTKFLKTTYSLERGFVGGCKNKSRRLRNEYDVAELAQSVGFDVSVREMGGDVSSVARFGNGFDVMVAVHGAGMTNMVFLLENAIVVQIVPFGVEFNAKDCFENSSRDMNLRYLGYKVEVRESSLVEKYGVGSEVFDLQSLYKKEWAVYRSVYLDEQDVSVDLFRFNSTLLEAMELVCNS, from the exons ATGGCATCTGGTCTCAAGATATTGATGAGCACACAAGAAATAAGCGAACCACCACAATCAT ATAGTTATGTGGAGAGTGTAACACCACCAATCACTCAAAACCTAACCAATTCAAGATCACAAGTGTACGAAATAAATGGTGAGGTTAGGGTCCATGGCAACTCATCCACCATATTCATACCCACAACTCAACAACTCAACACAACCACCTCCTTTTGGAACCTCAAACCCTACGCCCGAAATTTCGAGAAAAGCATAATGAAAAAgatcaaaaatatcaacataaccTATCAAAACCCTAACACAACCCCACCTTGCACCCGGCTATTCACTGCCCCGGCCGTCATCTTCTCCACCGGAGGCTACCTCGGAAACCCCTTCCATGACTTCACCGACGTGCTCATCCCACTCTACTTGACCTCTCGGCAATTCAACACGACGGTAATCTTcctcgtagttgacatgaatccATGGTGGATTTCCAAATACAAACCAATCCTACACATGTTGTCAAAATACGAAATTATCGACATGGCCAGCCAAAATGAGGTCCTATGTTTCCCAAGAATTATCGCGGggctcaaatctcacaaaGTGTTAAACATAGATAAATCGATTTCACCGAACTATTCAGTCACTCACTTCACCAAATTTCTCAAAACCACCTACTCACTGGAGAGAGGGTTTGTCGGCGGTTGCAAGAACAAGAGCCGGCGCCTGAGGAACGAATACGACGTGGCTGAGCTGGCACAGAGCGTTGGATTCGACGTGAGCGTGAGGGAAATGGGAGGAGATGTTTCATCGGTAGCGAGATTTGGGAACGGCTTTGATGTTATGGTGGCGGTGCATGGTGCCGGGATGACCAACATGGTATTTCTTCTCGAAAATGCGATTGTGGTGCAGATTGTGCCGTTCGGAGTGGAGTTTAATGCGAAGGACTGCTTCGAAAACTCGTCGAGAGATATGAATTTGAGATATTTGGGGTATAAGGTGGAAGTGAGGGAGAGCTCGTTGGTTGAGAAATATGGGGTTGGGAGTGAGGTGTTTGATCTTCAAAGTTTATACAAGAAGGAATGGGCTGTATATCGTTCGGTTTATTTGGATGAACAAGATGTTAGTGTTGATTTGTTTAGGTTTAATTCAACTCTATTGGAAGCCATGGAGCTTGTTTGTAATAGTTAG